In Gossypium arboreum isolate Shixiya-1 chromosome 3, ASM2569848v2, whole genome shotgun sequence, the sequence AACATTCAAGATGGGTTCCCTTCTGACCCAAAGTTGAATGGATCAAATAATGAGATGAATACTGATGTGGGCCAATCTTGCCTAGTAGACTATAATGCAGGGAGAGCTATGGAGAAGGTGTTCTCTACTTCTAGTCCAAGTGAAGACATATGTGGTAACTTTTAGATGGGGAAATTGTCGTTGTCTGCGAATTGCGATAAAAACTTAGAATGTGGGAAAGCTTTTGGGGTTGTCTGCGAATTGTGAAGACTAGGTAATAATTGACGAGTTGATTGCTTTAGAATGCAACGATAGAAACTTGGTTAAGAATGTCGATTCAATATGCTGCAGGTCTGGTGTGTTGCAGGTTTTTGGTTGGTATTTTTATCggtttctattttctttaaactttggttgtgtttatgtttgcttgtgttttttATGGCTTTATTACCTTTGATCCAAATATGGATCCTATCTTGGAATATCAGGCGTATTGGTACTAAAGTTAAGTACAATGTGGTGAGACTAGCAGAAGTTTTTAACAAATTGGATACGAACTGTCATTACGAAACTAAAATGGTAAGTGTGAAGGATCAGAAGATTAGATCTTTGTGGCCTTATGATATTTTTGGATTCTCTTTCTCCCCTACAATTGGACATTCAAGAGGTTTCTTGGTGGTCTGGGATATTGATTCTTTGAGTGTTGGATCCAAAATTTATATACTTCGTGTTCTGTAATTGATCAAAAAGTACTACGGTCGAAGGTCTTGGACCTGAGAAGCTCTCACAATGGTAATTGAGTGTGCTGGGCGATTTTAATGTAGTTCAAGATAGAAGCGAAAGAATAGATTGTAGTGGTAATATTGACGGAAGTAAAGAATTTAACGAGATAATTGATCGTAGAGAATTTAGGTAAGACAATGGAGCGGTGCTAGCAATTGTTGATGAAATTGCAGCAATTAAACATACTCTTGCTCTTTTAATCCAATCGAAAAGATGTTACGTTAATGGTCTGATTGTTGGTGTATAAAACAAATCCGATAAACTATGGAAGTTTTGGGGCATTTTTCTGACATTCATTGAATTGTGATTGAGATTGGTTCGGTTTTCTTTCATCATGTAAACTGTGAAAGGAATGTGTTCAAAGGTGGCAACTACAGCAGCAACATGCATGCAACCATGCAATTATGCACGAGCATACAAGTGACTGAGCATCACAGCTGAAGCATGCTATTGTCCAAGGAGTAATTCGATTGGCATGTCCATGTGATAGTTGACTTTTGTTGTTTCATTGTAACCTTTTTTCTTTGCTAAAGTTTAGTTAGATACTTAGCTGTTTTAGTAGCTGTTTAGGAAGTCATTATGGTGATTTAACAGGTTATTTACTTGCACAAGCAAGCTTTGTTTTTTAACAATGTAATCCATCTACTTATGTATATGTAATTTTGAACTTTTGAAGTAACAAGCATAGCCAACTTGTTCATCCGTTTTTGCTTCTgttttttgagctttcaaacacAAAATCTCTTTACTTTGTTTCATTGATCATTTGATTGAAACTTAACACATACTTTATCCGGGTTTATTACTTTGTTGCTCCAGTTTCAACAAGAGGTTCATATTTTATCCGGTAAAATAGATCTGTTTCTCTTCCTGTGTGAAAAACTCAACAAATGGTATCAAGAGCCTATTGTCTTTGAGGGCCTTAGTTGTGAACAGTTTGTGGCTGACTCGTGTTTGAAAGAAAGAAGTAGGAGCTATTGTTGTTGGCCGGTTTTTTAGTTGCTGCAAGTATGAGCTtctcaccaccaccaccacctgttTTTGCTGGTGAAAATTACAACATCTGGGCTGTGAAAATGAGGACATACCTGCAGGCACATGACCTGTGGAATGTGGTCCAAAATGACACTGAGCCACCTCCCCTAAGAGCAAACCCAACCATTGCTCAGATTAGGCAGTATAATGAAGACTGTGCAAAGAAGTACAAAGCCATGTCATGCCTTCAAAGTGGAGTTTCAGATGTGATCTTCATAAGAATAATGGCCTGTGACAGTCCAAAGCAGGCATAAGACAAACTCAAGGAGGAGTTTTAAGGATATGAGAAGACTAGGCAACAGCAACTAATAAACCTGAGAAGAGACTTTGAGAATCTGAGGATAAAGGAGTCAGAGACTGTCAAGCAGTATGCTGACAGGATAATGGCCACTGTCAACAACATAAGATTGCTTGGGGATGATTTTAGTGACCAATGGGTAGTTTAAAAAGTCATAACAACGCTGCCAGAGAAGTATGAATAAAAGATCTCTTCCCTGGAGGACTCGAGGGACCTATCAACTATTCCATTGACAGATTTGATAAATGCTCTCTATGCACAAGAGCAAAGAAGAGCAAACAGAATGGAGGAGTATTCTGAGGGAACCTTTTCAGGCTAGAGGTAGAGAAGGCTCAAACTCGAGCTCCAACTTCAAAGGCAAGAAGCCTTGGACAGAAAAGAAGGACAAAGGCAAGAAAGAAGCCACCAAAAAAAAGTTTCCACCTTCTACTCATTGCAAGAAGACCAATCACCTTGAAAAATACTGCTGGTACAAGTCTGACATTCAGTGCAGAGGGTGCAAACAGCTTGGACACATTGAAAAGGTGTGtaaaaacaaaccaaaaccaTAGCTACACCATCAGAATCAAGCTCAAACTGTTGAAGATGTTGAAGTACAAGAAGAGCATGTCTTCACAGCTTCTTGTTTTGCAAGCTCGAGCAAGGTTAGCAAGATGTGGTTGATTGATAGTGGGTGTACTCATCACATGGCTTCAAACAGAAGCATGTTCAAGGAGCTAGACACCACATTTGTgaccaaagtcagaatagggaatggTGAGCTCATAGAGGCCAAAGGCAAAGGCAAGGCTATGATAGGCACAAAGTCAGGAAACAAAACTATCTCTGAGGTTCTCTATGTACCTGACATTGACCAAAATCTGCTAAGTGTTGGTCAGTTACTGAAAAAGGGCTACTCTCTCATTTTTTAAGGCAATGTGTGTATGATCAAAGATGCTGTCGACCAAGTGTTAGCAACAGTAGCCATGAGTGATCGAAGTTTCACTTTAGATGTAAACAACTAGAGCCAAAGACACATGTGGCTCAGGCTGATGAGTTAAGTTTGTGGCATAGAAGGCTAGGCCATGTGAACTACAAGTCACTTGGCCTACTGCACAAAATGAGCCTGGTAGAAAACATGTCCTGCATTGAGCCAAAGAAGGAGGTGTGTGAAGTCTGTCGACTTGGAAGCGCACAGGCGCCTTTCCTGCCAACAAAGCATGGAGAGCTCAAGAGAGGCTCCAGTTGGTTCATACAGACATCTGTGGACCCATGAAGACCACTTCCAAAAATAGGAACAGGTACTTTGCACTCTTTATTAATGATTGCACTAGGTTCTGTTGggtaacttttttaaaaaaaaagtcagATGTTGCTAACTTCTTTTGTAAATTCAAGGCTTTGGATGAAAACCAAGCCAACTGTAAGCTGAAATGCTTCAGGTTAGATAATGGGACTGAGTATGTGTCTCAAAGGTTCCAAAAGATATGTGATGATGCTGGAATTCTTTATCAGCTAACAACTATCTACACACTACAGCAAAATGGTGTCTGTGAGAGGAAGAACAGAACAGTTCTTGATATGGCCAGGTGCCTTTTGTTTGAGGCCAAAATGCCTAACAATTTTTGGGCTAAGGCAGTAAACACTTCAGTTTACTTGCTGAATAGACTTCCAACTAATGCAGTGAAAGGAAAAACACCCTTTGAAGCTTGGTTTAGACAAAAACCAACAATGTCACACTTGACGGTATTTGGTTGTTTGTGCTATGCACTGGTTCCAGCAGAGAAAAGGACTAAGCTTGAAAAAAGGTCCATGCTAGGGGTGTTTGTAGGCTACAGCAGTGTGAAGAAATGCTATAGGATCTTTGATCCATTGACCAAGAAGATCATTGTGAGCAGAGATGTAAAGTTTAATGAAGAAGGGTATTAGAAATGGGATGGAACTAATGCAAGCCTACTTGAAGAAGATCAGAATAGTCCTGACCTGCAGCCTACTAAAATTGAAGCTGAAGCTGTAGATGATTATGATGATGCACCTATTCGAGGCACTAGAACTCTGGCAGATATCTATGAAAGGTGTGCCATGACCATAGTTGAGCCATCCTACTATGCTAAAGTTGTAAAAGAGAAATGCTGGCAAGAGGCTATGGAGGCTGAACTGAAGATGATTCAAAAGAATGACACTTGAGAGCTGGTCAATAGGCCAGAAAATAGAAAAGTCATTAGTGTTAAATGGGTGTTCAGGACCAAGACAAATTCATATGGGTCTCTGAACAAACACAAGGCCAGGTTGGTTGTGAAGGGCTACAGTCAGCAGCAAGGGGTCGATTTCTTTGAAACATTTGCACCTGTTGCAAGGTTGGATACCATAAGGCTGCTATTTGCCTTAGCAGCTCAGAAATAGTGGAAAGTGCACCAATTAGATATGAAATCAACATTTCTAAATGGACTTCTCAAGGAAAAAATCTTCATTGAGCAACCTGAAGGATTTGAGGTCCTAGGTGAAGAACACAAGGTCTTCAAGCTCAAAAAGGCCCTGTATGGCCTGAAATAGGCTCCAAGAGCCTGGTATGATAGAATTGGGGCTCGGGTACACAAAAAGCATAAGTGAGCCCACTTTTTATGTCAAGAAGGATGAAAAGGAGACCCTGCTGATTGTATCATTGTATGTTGATGACCTGCTAATCACTGGCAGCAAAGATGAACTGATTGAAAACTTTAAGAATCAAATGCAAGACATTTTTGAGATGATTGATCTTGGTTTGATGACATACTTCCTTGGTATGGAGGTAAATCAAGAAGAACAAGGGATTTTTATAAGCCAGCAAGCCTTTGCACTAAAAGTTCTAAGCAAATTCTGTATGCCAAAGTGCAAACCTGCTAGCACACCAGTTACACTAGGAGAGAAGCTGTCAAGCACAAGTGAGCACGATCGAGTTGATGAAATGGGGTACAGAAGTTTGGTTGGTTGCTTGCTCTACCTAACAGCAACAAGGCCAGACATCCTATATGCTGTCGGCTTACTCTCAAGAGTTCATGCATTCTGCTGCAATGTAGCACATTTTAAAGCGACAAGAGGGTCCTAAGATATGTCAAAGGACTTTGAATTTTGGTGTGAAGTTTGGAAGGTCAAAGAAGCTGAAACTTGTTGGTTATTCAGATAATGACTGGGCTGGTTCAGTTGATGACATGAAGAGCACATCAGGCTACTTCTTTAGTCTAGGTTCAAGTGTTTTCAGTTGGAGTTCAAAGAAGCAACAAACAGTAACTCAATCCACTCTGAGGTGAGTATATTGCATTGCTACTCTCTGTTAACTAAGCCATTTGGCTTAGAAAGTTATTGGATGACTTAAATGCTAAACAGATGGACGCAACTGAAATTAAGGTTAACAACCAGTCTGCTGTTGCCATTGCCAAGAACCCTGTGTTCCATGGCAAAACAAAACATTTCAAGATCAGGTATCACTTTGTGAGAGGAGCTGAACTTGGTAAGGAAATCTGCTTGGTACATTGTTATTCGAGGGATCAGCTTGCTGATGTTCTGACCAAACCATTGGCTGCTGGAAGGTTCGAATGTTTAAGGAAATAGATTGGAGTTTGCTGCCTTGTAGCCAAGGAGAAGTGTTCAAAGGTGGCAACTACAGCAGCAACATGCATGCAACCATGCAATTATGCATGAGCATACAAGTGACTGAGTATCACAGTTGAAGCATGCTATTGTCCAAGGAGTAATTCGATTGGCATGTCCATGTGACAGTTGACTTTTGTTGTTTCAATGTAACCTTTTGTATTTGCTAAAGTTTAGTTAGATACTTAGCTGTTTTAGTAGTTGTTTAGGAAGTCATTATGGTGATTTAACAGGTTATTTACTTGCACAAGCAAGCTTTGTTTTTTACCAATGTAATCCATCTACTTATGTACATGTAATTTTGAACTTTTGAAGTAACAAGCATAGCCAACTTGTTCTCTCAATTTGTTCATCCGTTTTTGCTTCTgttttttgagctttcaaacacaaaatttctttgttttgtttcattGATCATTTGATTGAAACTTAACACATACTTTATCTGGGTTTATTACTTTGTTGCTCCAGTTTCAACAAGAGGTTCATATTTTATCCGGGTAAAATAGATCTGTTTCTCTTCCTGTGTGAAAAACTCAACAGAATGGCATGGCAGAGTCGTTCGTTAAACCTAGAATCGAGAGGATACCCATGTTTAATTCATGGTGGTGCTTGATATCGAGTGGAATCTATgggttttttttatcaatttatagTTTTTACTAGCTAAGCCTTATTTCATTTGAATTGCAGTATTAGCATCCTAAAGCCTTTCCAGCAAGCAATAGCAGCAAGAATTAAACTAAGTATTGAACATCGATACATTGTAGGATAGGCTTGACCAAGAGCATTAGCCAAACAATAGCAGCAAACATGGGTCTCCTCTCATTCTATTGCTTGGTTTGGCTTTAGGATGCTAATACTGCAATTCAAATGAAATAAGGCTTAGCTAGTAAAAACTATAAATTGATCAACAATACTGaaatgcacacacacacacacacacacacacacacacacacacacatatatatatatatatggcttgCATGTTTTACCGTGTTTCTGCGTTGAATAGGGCATAGCAGAGGAATAGGAAGAGGTTGGGAATGTTAAAAATGCcacttatattaaattttaactcCTAAAGGTAAATACATGAACAAACTGAGTTAAACCCCGAGTCCCTTAGCTGCTGTGTATTTTAAGCATTGTTATGCAGTGACTTAAGTATTACTTGAATTCCGTGTTATGGTCGAATGGCAAGAATTGGCATTGGTGAGTGGACATAGGCAGGGGAGAGGTTAATGGTGTAGCGTTGTAGAATCATGGAGAGTGCAACCTTAGTTTCTGTGATTGCAAAGGACATACCAACACAAGATCGAGGTCCCAATCCAAAGGGGAAAAATGCAGCCGCATTGTAATTGGTAGCTTTGGCAATCCCTTCTTCGAATCTCTCTGGTTTAAAAAGATGTACGTCATCTCCCCACTGGTGAGGGTCATGGTGAAGTGCAATATTTTGAACTAGAATATCTATATTAGCAGGCAAGACTAGCTTTCCCAACTGAACTTCTCTTGTAACACTCCTTTGCAAGCCATTTGATGGACCATACAATCTTAGTGTTTCATAAATAATCACGGTGATCTGTTTGCAGAACAGGAATAGGtcagattaaattaaataatatgtacTAAACACATAATATTTGTTACATTTGCAATTGCGATAAACAAGATGCGATTGGAAAACCAACTTTGAGATCGAGATACAAAATATATTGGAATGTTTGACAATTTACTTACAGTTTTGAGTTTAGAAATGCCTTCGGAATCTGGATTTCGGTTACCGAATATGTCAATCACCTCTCTTCTAGCTTTATCCTGCCAATCTCCATGGGTTGCTAAAAGCAAGACTATCCATGCTAGTAAGGAATTAACAGTTTCTTGTCCGGCAAAGTAGAATGTTTTGCACTCATCTACCAAATCTTCCACTGAAAGCCTGTTATTTTCGTTTGAATCATGATATGCATTTACAAGTAATCCTAGGAAGTCATTGCCAAAGCTATCAGCTTCTCCATTCACAACTTTGTCTTCTCGTTTCTTAACAATTTTCATCACACAATCTTGTATTCCTTTTGCAAGTTCTTCTGACTTTAGCATATCTACAGGTTTCCATAACTTGCTGTAAAAGCAAACCAATGTCAACCATATATAAGGAGAAAATTAAACCCATAGGAATAAACATCCTAAAATTTGCATTCAAAAACTAGTTAAAATCTTGGAACATACTTGATCAAAGGAATTCTAGTCTTGAAATTATTTCGGCTCATAATTATAGACAACTCTTTCAACATGGCAAAAATCTTCTCCCCTTCCAAGTAACTACTACCAAAAGCTGTTCTGGATATCACTTCTGAAGTCAACAATCTAAATTCTTGAAACACTTCAATCTCTTTGCCTTCTTGGCCTTTCCACTTCTCTAACATTGTTTCAACGCTGGCAATTACCGCTGGTGTCATGTTCTGCACAAACAATCCTCCAAAATATTTAAGCAACCATATAAGATTTAGCTAACAATTGTGTGTTTTGTCCTAAAATGCTTTACCTTTAATCTTTCCCCATGGAAAACATGATTGGCTAGCTTCCGATGCTTCACCCATTTTTCACCCTCAAGAAGCACAAGTCCGTTCCCCAGTAGCTTGCTAAAAAAGATCGAAGGCTTCTTTTTCGGAAAtgtattttcactatttttgagAACCTCTTTGACTAGTTCAGGTTCTGAAATAACCAGTTCAGGTCGAATACCGTTCCAATAAAGATAATTCCTCCCTAATCAAATATAGAAAAAGGGGCCATCATTTCTTAGAACTAGAAGATTGAAAACCATACTGAAAAACATGCATGGATCTTACCATATCTGTTGTCCAAGTGTAAATATGTGGCTGCACCCTGGGAAATATATCATCTGTCAAGCCCAGAGGCTTGCTTAATGCTTCCTTTTTCATTTTGGTAACGTCATGGTTGTTGCCATGGATGAATTTGTAAGGAGGTCCTTTGATTCCCTGCGAATTCAGCAGATGCTGTATACGGAGAGGTACCCACAAGTAATCATAAAGGAacttgattaaagctacgaggaAGAAACAAAATGGGACAAGAATCACAAGATCTGTCAAGGCACTCATTTTGGTTCTCTTAATTCTGAATTCAGATGTTCCTTATAGTCTCAGTAACAGTTGACTTTCTGAGTTCTCAATGATAGTTGATGTCACCATCGTCATTTGTAATTTgaggtttttttttaaagattgatAATTATCATCATAATAATTAACTCGGATCGTATTAGTCTACATATACAAATCCTAAAAAGGAACATACATAAAAAGTTAAGAACGCATCAGCAATGAGTATTCAACTCCTGGAAATGGGTGCGTGGCCTTTTTCCTTTTTGACCGCTCCAATAGCATCGAAATTAGCCAGGCAGTATGTGTCAGACATATATTATTATAAGCCGAAACATCAATGTTTATTAGGCCTGATTTGGGTAAGAGATTCCTTTTATCTTGACTGTGATTGGTTTGATCCAAATTCGGGCTTAGGCTTGAAACTATTTTGGAATTGGGCTGCGCTGCGGCCATGAGCAGGTACAAAGGacgattaaaataattatatatgtaatgATTCTTTTTCTCAGTAATTATAAAGTGATTAACTGATAattaaagcttttttttttttatcattccaCATTTGGGAGTGAGATAGATTCCAAATGTGTTAGATTAGGCAATTAATTCGGAGAGAGCAAAAAATTAGTTGATCCATAAATCAGTATGCGTCAGTTGAATTAGACTAAAAATTTAGTTAAactagattttataattttataattttttatgaactttttaataatttatttaatttgaattagACGGGCCGAATTGATTGGAAATTGATGTATCGACCACTATTTCCATCAATTCGATTCAAAAACATTGCTAAAATAGTTTACACATAATTCAAATTTGAATCTTTGGTGCCAACATGCAATAACTTTATCATTTCAACTATGGCTATATCGATGATTAATAAAGTGATTAGATCATTGTGAAAATACAATCTCAATGTGTTAAACATTAACCTTCAAACTATGTTGTTTAAACACTGGTTGGACTATGGAATTAATCCATAAAGAGGAAAAAATTGGTTAATCTATAAATTAGTGTGAATCAATTGAATTAGATTAAAAAATCAGTTGAACtagattttataattattattttaaatattttatgaactttttaataatttatttaatttgaataagATGAACCGAACAGATTAGAAATCGATGTACTGACCATGTCATCAATTCGATTCAAAggttaggaaatataaagaaaaatGGTCTTCAATCTTTCTCCAATGGCAGGACGTAAACGACAATTTGATTGGGAACTATGTACAAAGAAATATAAGCAATAAttctaaatatattttaattaaattttaattaatataattaatattataattatttgatATTACCAAATCAAGGCTaatcataaaatttaataaaatatacgtCATTAACTTGATGTAAAAGAAAATAGTCATACACTATAGGACATGGGTGAAGCCGAATATAGTGAGGCTGGACTGGCAGTGGCCGGGCCCTAAACGTTCGGTCAAATAGCAAGTTAGtaacatataaaatttttcaatttttattttaacccTTTTAATCAATACCTAAACATATGATAATTTTAGGTTTGAACCTCCCAAAGTATTTTAATTGACTTTCTTTTTTGTTTGGTTTTcatagtttttaattttatttccatgctatagaatttaaaatttttcaataataaatttggtagaaaaaggCGTATAGAAAAAAGGGTAAACTACAATGTGACTTTAAAATAGGATTTGTCCTATTTtggttatttcaatttagtcactctaTATAAGATAATTATGCGAATTAGTCATTGTAGTTAaaattttctctttcttttaacTGATTGTTGACATAGTACATTAGCCCATTAAATAATTGACATTTGACATTTTGTGTTAACTTTTGACTAAAGTTTAAggggaaaagttttggactaattaTAGGGAGGTTCCTAAACTTTAGTCAAAAGTCAACAAAAAAAATGTCACGTGTCAATTACTCAATGGACTAATGTGCTACATCAGCAATCTGTTAAAAGAAAACGCAAATTTTAACGGTAACTAATTTGCA encodes:
- the LOC108475747 gene encoding cytochrome P450 CYP749A22-like; amino-acid sequence: MTPAVIASVETMLEKWKGQEGKEIEVFQEFRLLTSEVISRTAFGSSYLEGEKIFAMLKELSIIMSRNNFKTRIPLINKLWKPVDMLKSEELAKGIQDCVMKIVKKREDKVVNGEADSFGNDFLGLLVNAYHDSNENNRLSVEDLVDECKTFYFAGQETVNSLLAWIVLLLATHGDWQDKARREVIDIFGNRNPDSEGISKLKTITVIIYETLRLYGPSNGLQRSVTREVQLGKLVLPANIDILVQNIALHHDPHQWGDDVHLFKPERFEEGIAKATNYNAAAFFPFGLGPRSCVGMSFAITETKVALSMILQRYTINLSPAYVHSPMPILAIRP